A single window of Granulicella cerasi DNA harbors:
- a CDS encoding sigma factor-like helix-turn-helix DNA-binding protein, translated as MRAMTLTATAMTKMNDEKEQTVMMAKKSNVVMFPAQQRVMGEQVLREGSTGRVVVVPRMWAVGELAAAPVETAKPAEAPKPELAFYRKYTEAMLRRYLRMAMESGRVPSLLGRELFRSKVTSYRVKSFEDVIIFCFDMERCLAKLTGEEQELIKRIALQEYTHGEAAGMLGVSLRTVVSKYGKAIDRLTGMLLAAKMLEPMHGRA; from the coding sequence ATGAGGGCGATGACTCTGACGGCGACGGCGATGACGAAGATGAACGATGAGAAGGAGCAGACGGTGATGATGGCGAAGAAGTCGAATGTGGTGATGTTTCCGGCGCAGCAGCGTGTGATGGGTGAGCAGGTGTTGCGCGAGGGATCAACGGGGCGCGTGGTGGTGGTGCCGCGGATGTGGGCTGTGGGCGAGCTTGCGGCAGCGCCCGTTGAGACGGCCAAGCCCGCTGAGGCTCCGAAGCCGGAACTGGCGTTCTATCGCAAGTACACGGAGGCGATGTTGCGCCGCTATCTGCGAATGGCAATGGAGTCGGGCCGCGTGCCGAGTCTGCTGGGTCGGGAGCTGTTTCGGAGCAAGGTGACGAGCTATCGGGTGAAGAGCTTCGAGGACGTCATCATCTTCTGCTTTGACATGGAGCGCTGCCTGGCGAAGCTGACAGGCGAGGAGCAGGAACTGATCAAGCGGATCGCGCTGCAGGAGTATACGCACGGCGAAGCGGCGGGGATGCTGGGTGTGAGTCTGCGGACGGTGGTGTCGAAGTATGGCAAGGCGATCGACCGGCTGACCGGGATGCTGCTGGCGGCGAAGATGCTCGAGCCGATGCATGGGCGGGCGTAG
- a CDS encoding HipA family kinase: MAVTAVQAIQKMRGGAQSQLMLGSDGKLWVVKFKNNPQHLRVLANELIATKLAEAVGLSVPKTDVIEVSEWLAEKSPTMSFALGQGRHERCVPGLQFGSQFVGGLMPGQVVDYLPEGQMSELRNLREFAGMLAVDKWSGNCNGRQAVYERKPRERKYRAVFVDQGYCFNAGEWTFPDIPLRGVFARNSVYRSVTGWESFEPWLSRIEAFAADKLWSIAECVPPEWYGGDVREIEKLMEAMLVRRAKVRELIVAFRESSREPFPNWGRSVSVNVPVAIDGLVEVPADAAKFLM, from the coding sequence TTGGCGGTCACGGCGGTACAAGCCATTCAAAAGATGCGCGGCGGAGCGCAGAGCCAGTTGATGCTGGGCTCGGATGGAAAGCTGTGGGTGGTGAAGTTCAAGAACAACCCACAACATCTGCGCGTGCTGGCCAATGAGCTGATCGCGACGAAGCTGGCTGAGGCTGTGGGCCTGAGCGTACCGAAGACGGATGTGATCGAGGTGAGTGAATGGCTCGCCGAGAAGTCTCCGACGATGTCGTTTGCGCTGGGGCAAGGGCGGCATGAACGCTGCGTGCCGGGGCTGCAGTTTGGGTCACAGTTTGTGGGCGGACTGATGCCGGGGCAGGTAGTGGACTACCTGCCCGAGGGGCAGATGAGTGAGCTGCGGAACCTGCGCGAGTTCGCGGGCATGCTGGCTGTCGACAAATGGTCTGGCAATTGCAATGGAAGACAAGCGGTGTATGAACGCAAGCCACGCGAGCGGAAGTATCGTGCGGTGTTTGTGGACCAGGGGTATTGCTTCAACGCGGGCGAGTGGACGTTTCCGGACATTCCACTGCGGGGTGTGTTTGCGCGCAACTCGGTGTACCGTAGCGTGACCGGATGGGAGAGTTTCGAGCCGTGGTTGTCGCGGATTGAGGCGTTTGCGGCGGACAAGTTGTGGAGCATCGCGGAGTGCGTTCCTCCGGAGTGGTACGGCGGGGATGTGCGCGAGATTGAGAAGTTGATGGAAGCGATGCTGGTGCGACGCGCGAAGGTGCGGGAGTTGATTGTGGCGTTTCGGGAATCATCGCGGGAACCGTTCCCGAATTGGGGACGGTCAGTGAGTGTGAATGTGCCGGTGGCGATCGATGGGTTGGTAGAGGTGCCGGCGGATGCTGCGAAGTTTTTGATGTGA
- a CDS encoding Gfo/Idh/MocA family protein — translation METNHRTRIAVIGAGAFGRNHLRVYRELEASTDVQLTAVVDASPEIRTAAAAQYSIPAFATVEELLAARLDLDAASVCVPTIHHAAVAQQLLAAGLDVLIEKPFAATLEEAEQTLAIARAHDRIVQIGHLERFNPAVTATLENLTQPMFFEAHRLSLFTPRSLDVDVVLDLMIHDLDIVLALARSEVASVHATGIPILSRKTDIANVRVEFHSGAVANFTASRVSTEQVRKLRLFQPHQYLSLDFARQELLTISVDPALAEQISNGYRPPATVPANHPTTGFDLQKLDLPRAEPLRLELEDFLASIRTRQQPRVPGEAGLAALALALRINAEIAAHHQRAGL, via the coding sequence GTGGAAACGAATCACCGCACACGCATCGCCGTCATCGGGGCAGGGGCCTTCGGCCGCAACCATCTCCGCGTCTACCGCGAACTCGAAGCCTCCACCGACGTCCAGCTCACCGCCGTCGTCGACGCTTCGCCCGAGATCCGCACCGCCGCCGCTGCGCAATACAGCATCCCGGCCTTCGCCACCGTCGAAGAACTTCTCGCCGCGCGGCTGGACCTGGACGCCGCCAGCGTCTGCGTGCCCACCATCCATCACGCCGCCGTCGCGCAGCAGCTCCTCGCCGCCGGCCTCGATGTCCTCATCGAAAAACCCTTCGCCGCCACTCTCGAAGAAGCCGAGCAAACCCTCGCCATCGCCCGCGCACACGATCGCATCGTGCAGATCGGCCATCTCGAGCGCTTCAACCCTGCGGTCACCGCAACCCTCGAAAATCTCACGCAGCCCATGTTCTTCGAGGCCCACCGCCTCAGCCTCTTCACCCCGCGCTCGCTCGACGTCGATGTCGTTCTCGACCTCATGATCCACGACCTCGACATCGTCCTCGCCCTCGCGCGCTCAGAAGTCGCCAGCGTCCACGCCACCGGCATCCCCATCCTGTCGCGCAAAACCGACATCGCCAACGTCCGCGTCGAGTTCCACTCCGGCGCCGTCGCCAACTTCACGGCCTCCCGCGTCTCCACCGAGCAGGTCCGCAAGCTGCGCCTCTTCCAGCCGCATCAATATCTCTCGCTCGACTTCGCCCGCCAGGAACTCCTCACCATCTCCGTGGACCCCGCGCTCGCCGAACAAATCTCCAACGGCTACCGCCCCCCAGCAACCGTTCCGGCGAACCACCCCACCACCGGCTTCGACCTGCAGAAGCTCGACCTCCCCCGCGCCGAACCTCTGCGCCTCGAGCTCGAAGACTTCCTCGCCAGCATCCGCACGCGCCAGCAACCTCGCGTCCCCGGCGAAGCCGGCTTAGCCGCCCTCGCGCTCGCCCTCCGCATCAACGCTGAAATTGCCGCCCACCATCAGCGCGCCGGCCTCTAA
- a CDS encoding terminase yields the protein MPKKRRTDVEYLLEMGRRMEQERGYAMKVAQRWVRVRDRRGRMIALEANTAQRAYEQRRGQHNIVLKARQMGMTTWAAAQCLLFAITHPGVMVLEVAHTRDAAESLFAMTRRMWGVLPLEMREGALRLERSNSAQMVFAELGSELRIASAAEANAGRGLSLQMLHCSEVGRWPGDATETLAGLRAALAPEGQSVLESTPQGAYGAFYEEWMSGDAVRHFMPWWMERAYVGAAVDVQAMSAEELALVRAHGLSAEQIGFRRGLEKNFRALRAQEFAEDAESCFRATGACCFAVEAIEARLRDTPGAAAVRRGGALRVWLPARAGRQYLVAVDTAGGVGEGDFAAVQVLDIATGMQCAELQERLRPAELARVVAALAREYGEALVAVERNNHGAAVIAYLETQERYGRLYRLRGEAGWLTTSASKPEMIARLDAWLGERAEAVMSERLLRECRSFVVSEGGRMGAAAGRHDDLVMAMALGLCVRAEMVG from the coding sequence GTGCCGAAGAAGCGGCGGACGGATGTGGAGTATCTGCTGGAGATGGGCCGTCGCATGGAGCAGGAACGCGGCTATGCGATGAAAGTGGCGCAGCGCTGGGTGCGCGTGCGCGATCGTCGCGGGAGAATGATTGCGCTGGAGGCGAACACGGCGCAGCGTGCGTATGAGCAGCGACGTGGACAACACAATATCGTGCTGAAGGCCCGGCAGATGGGGATGACGACGTGGGCGGCAGCGCAGTGTCTGCTCTTTGCGATAACGCACCCGGGCGTGATGGTGCTCGAGGTGGCGCATACGCGCGATGCGGCGGAGAGTTTGTTCGCGATGACGCGCAGGATGTGGGGAGTTCTCCCGCTGGAGATGCGCGAGGGTGCGTTGCGGCTGGAGCGGAGCAATAGCGCGCAGATGGTGTTTGCGGAGCTTGGGAGTGAGCTGCGCATTGCGAGTGCGGCCGAGGCGAATGCGGGGCGCGGGCTGAGTTTGCAGATGCTGCATTGCAGCGAGGTAGGGCGATGGCCTGGCGATGCGACGGAGACGCTTGCGGGTCTGCGCGCGGCGTTGGCGCCGGAGGGGCAGAGCGTGTTGGAGAGTACGCCGCAGGGTGCGTATGGGGCGTTCTACGAAGAGTGGATGAGTGGTGATGCGGTGCGGCACTTTATGCCGTGGTGGATGGAGCGAGCTTATGTGGGCGCGGCGGTTGATGTGCAGGCGATGAGTGCGGAGGAGTTGGCGCTGGTGCGGGCGCATGGGTTGAGCGCGGAGCAGATCGGGTTTCGGCGTGGGCTGGAGAAGAACTTTCGTGCGCTGCGGGCGCAAGAGTTTGCCGAAGATGCGGAGAGCTGCTTCCGTGCGACCGGGGCTTGTTGCTTTGCGGTGGAGGCGATTGAGGCCAGGTTGCGTGATACGCCCGGGGCCGCTGCTGTGCGACGTGGTGGAGCGTTGCGTGTGTGGTTGCCAGCGCGTGCGGGGCGGCAGTATCTGGTGGCGGTGGATACCGCTGGTGGCGTGGGTGAAGGCGACTTTGCTGCGGTACAGGTATTGGATATCGCAACGGGGATGCAGTGTGCGGAGTTGCAGGAGCGGTTGCGGCCGGCGGAGTTGGCACGGGTGGTGGCGGCGCTGGCGCGCGAGTATGGCGAGGCCCTGGTGGCGGTCGAGCGGAACAATCATGGCGCGGCGGTGATTGCGTATCTCGAAACGCAGGAGCGGTATGGGCGGCTGTACAGACTGCGTGGCGAGGCCGGGTGGTTGACGACCTCGGCCTCGAAGCCGGAGATGATAGCGCGACTGGATGCCTGGCTCGGTGAGCGTGCTGAGGCGGTGATGAGTGAGCGGTTGTTGCGCGAATGCAGGAGCTTTGTGGTGAGCGAGGGTGGTCGCATGGGCGCTGCGGCGGGCAGGCATGATGACCTGGTGATGGCGATGGCGTTGGGGCTTTGTGTGCGGGCGGAGATGGTGGGTTGA
- a CDS encoding DUF3037 domain-containing protein codes for MADRLQCEFSLIRYVPDVVKGEFANIGVVLRAPDGAAQVKFTRDWSRVRCMDPDADTELLEALEAEIAARLEAGVVETVNAKPIVQTLEDSLSNSVQLTEMRATLAESVVAEMEQLMRMYVEPLKVARVRQKQSGRALIAGEMRDAFERAGVWKLMRKKIAASQYTQAGDPLKLDCGYRNGKVRMFQAVSLESDVEGAKGLAYSASRLRGGVARVEGVELELTAVVERRATVGDEEQYAFGLSVMEREAIRVLTVADLARAAETARYELKV; via the coding sequence ATGGCGGACAGGCTGCAGTGCGAATTCTCGCTGATTCGGTATGTGCCGGATGTAGTGAAAGGCGAGTTTGCGAACATCGGCGTGGTGCTGCGTGCGCCGGATGGTGCGGCGCAGGTGAAGTTCACGCGCGACTGGAGTCGTGTGCGCTGCATGGATCCGGATGCGGACACGGAGTTGCTGGAGGCGTTGGAGGCGGAGATTGCGGCGCGGCTGGAAGCGGGCGTGGTGGAGACGGTGAATGCGAAGCCGATTGTGCAGACGCTGGAGGATTCGCTGTCGAACAGCGTGCAGTTGACGGAGATGCGCGCCACGCTGGCAGAGAGCGTAGTGGCCGAGATGGAGCAGCTGATGCGGATGTATGTAGAGCCGCTGAAGGTGGCTCGTGTACGGCAGAAGCAGAGTGGGCGCGCGTTGATTGCGGGTGAGATGCGGGATGCGTTTGAGCGCGCGGGTGTGTGGAAGCTGATGCGTAAGAAGATTGCGGCGTCGCAGTACACGCAGGCGGGTGATCCGCTGAAGCTGGATTGCGGGTATCGCAATGGCAAGGTGCGGATGTTTCAGGCGGTGTCGCTGGAGAGCGACGTTGAGGGCGCGAAGGGGTTGGCATATTCGGCTTCGCGGTTGCGTGGAGGTGTGGCGCGTGTGGAAGGTGTGGAGCTTGAGTTGACGGCCGTGGTGGAGCGTCGCGCGACGGTAGGTGATGAGGAGCAGTATGCGTTTGGCTTGAGCGTGATGGAGCGCGAGGCGATTCGGGTGTTGACGGTGGCGGACCTGGCGCGGGCGGCGGAGACGGCTCGGTATGAGTTGAAGGTTTGA
- a CDS encoding LolA-like protein → MGFRTVSLVAAFAILGIPKSCYQTTKLVQKTMAPDIYHSTSVDQIEKDTSARDASIKTLNASVLITASQGGGKTGKVVTYTSFRGYIFVRKPNDLRVILQLPVLGSRALDMVSDGKMFTLVHATAGHGDAWMHGSNTVTTPSKNGLENLRPGVFFDSLLVPGVAADEFVSLNESTRIVPLPDKKRVSMEEPDYDLTISKVKSGNVLRTVRVLHISRVDMLPFQQDIYDEQGRVVTSATYEKYKTFNNVQFPSVITMQRPLDQYSLKVEITKMTINGELEDDQFELKPPPTVTVQELK, encoded by the coding sequence ATGGGATTTCGCACAGTATCGTTGGTGGCGGCTTTCGCCATTCTGGGCATACCGAAGAGCTGCTACCAGACAACGAAGCTGGTGCAGAAGACGATGGCTCCGGACATATATCACTCGACCTCTGTAGACCAGATCGAGAAGGATACGTCTGCGCGGGATGCGTCGATCAAGACGCTGAACGCGAGTGTGCTGATTACGGCCAGCCAAGGCGGTGGCAAGACGGGCAAGGTGGTGACGTACACCTCGTTCCGCGGGTACATCTTTGTGCGCAAGCCGAACGATCTGCGGGTGATTCTGCAGTTGCCGGTGCTGGGGTCGCGTGCGCTGGATATGGTGTCGGACGGAAAGATGTTCACGCTGGTGCATGCGACGGCCGGACATGGCGATGCGTGGATGCATGGGTCGAACACGGTGACGACGCCGTCGAAGAATGGGCTGGAGAACTTGCGGCCGGGAGTGTTCTTCGATTCGTTGCTGGTGCCGGGCGTGGCTGCAGATGAGTTTGTGAGCTTGAACGAGTCCACGCGCATTGTGCCGTTGCCGGACAAGAAGCGGGTGTCGATGGAAGAGCCTGACTATGACCTGACGATTTCGAAGGTGAAGTCAGGCAACGTGCTGCGCACGGTGCGTGTGCTGCACATCAGCCGCGTGGATATGCTGCCGTTTCAGCAGGACATCTATGACGAGCAAGGGCGCGTGGTGACGTCGGCGACGTATGAGAAGTACAAGACGTTCAATAACGTGCAGTTTCCGTCGGTGATCACGATGCAGCGGCCGTTGGACCAGTATTCGCTGAAGGTGGAGATCACGAAGATGACCATCAATGGCGAGCTGGAGGATGATCAGTTTGAACTGAAGCCTCCGCCGACGGTGACGGTGCAGGAGTTGAAGTAG
- a CDS encoding phytanoyl-CoA dioxygenase family protein, whose protein sequence is MGFETKDLAEYWERKTRHVSASDAATWVRDMTLLAGLGLNVREANLYLMQEQPSLEAFHAWVMERSGEWFDDTAVERVRAAMRGEVVGAPLSLEGVEGLSEEDLAHCDEHGYVVLRGAISEEDARDSEAAVYEQLKMDPNDAESWYGAELGHTIWVPLLRHAALVKNRRSAKVAKAFAQLWGREDLWATVDQAGFNPPEREGWPFPGPHLHWDTTLAEPHHFGVQGVLYLVDVAEDQGAFCCVPGFHRSLGDWLKRVPAGDDVREYAKRSLTSELMPVAAKRGDLVLWHQSLPHASSANRAERPRVVQYMSMWPTSFAHNTEWA, encoded by the coding sequence GTGGGTTTCGAGACGAAGGACCTGGCGGAGTATTGGGAGCGGAAGACGCGGCATGTAAGTGCGAGCGACGCGGCGACATGGGTGCGCGATATGACGCTGCTCGCCGGGCTGGGCCTGAATGTGCGCGAGGCGAACCTCTATCTGATGCAGGAGCAGCCGAGTCTCGAGGCGTTTCATGCCTGGGTGATGGAGCGGAGCGGCGAGTGGTTCGATGACACGGCGGTGGAGCGGGTGCGTGCGGCGATGCGGGGCGAGGTGGTTGGGGCGCCGTTGTCGCTGGAGGGTGTTGAAGGATTGAGTGAGGAAGACCTCGCGCACTGCGATGAGCATGGGTATGTGGTGCTGCGCGGGGCGATCAGCGAAGAGGATGCGAGAGACTCGGAGGCTGCGGTGTATGAGCAGCTGAAGATGGATCCGAACGACGCGGAGAGTTGGTATGGCGCGGAATTGGGGCACACGATCTGGGTACCGTTGTTGCGTCATGCGGCGTTGGTGAAGAACCGTAGGTCGGCAAAGGTGGCGAAGGCGTTTGCGCAGTTGTGGGGGCGCGAGGATCTGTGGGCGACGGTGGACCAGGCGGGGTTCAATCCGCCGGAGCGCGAGGGGTGGCCGTTTCCGGGGCCGCATCTGCATTGGGACACGACATTGGCGGAGCCGCACCACTTTGGCGTGCAAGGGGTTTTGTATCTCGTGGACGTCGCCGAGGATCAAGGCGCGTTTTGTTGTGTGCCGGGGTTTCATCGGTCGCTGGGAGATTGGTTGAAGCGTGTGCCTGCAGGAGACGATGTGCGGGAGTATGCGAAGCGGAGTTTGACGTCGGAGCTGATGCCGGTTGCGGCGAAGCGCGGTGATCTGGTGCTGTGGCATCAGTCGTTGCCGCATGCAAGCAGCGCGAACCGTGCGGAACGGCCGAGGGTGGTGCAATATATGTCGATGTGGCCGACGAGCTTTGCGCACAACACGGAGTGGGCGTGA
- a CDS encoding phage portal protein, giving the protein MGWKDVWSRVAKMEAEGERKTVSVPRGLALSPTRVAYAAPKPTVENLRRFAETPVARRALNYIKNRIASMEWRVEPRVIAVGDEGVEQRQRVAAVVRSLQAPNASDSFQTLLEQVIEDILVGGFGSVEMELSGDARRPVNLYPVDGATVQVNAEWNGDATTPHYAQMRHGVASAAVPLLDDELMYVRLNPRTHTVLGLGKLEVAFEAITQFFQAHRYAGKLAANGVAQYALWMKDRTPEQQERLIRWWQDEVEGTGRVPVLSCDEKPEVLRFAGGTDADLHLQWQQFLLAMIANAFDLPPMMLGVLNDVNRSTAAEMADEAFQNAVVPLARLIAEHVTRDVIGKRLGWDDLRFVWSELESRDEMQEIDAQLKMLAAKVLTVADVRAMRGLPALPEPHPPTPEEIAAQKQQAERAEHLSLFKSGVLTRDEVRERLGLPKLVTADAA; this is encoded by the coding sequence ATGGGTTGGAAAGATGTGTGGTCGAGGGTGGCGAAGATGGAGGCCGAGGGCGAGCGCAAGACGGTGAGTGTGCCGCGAGGGTTGGCGCTTTCGCCGACGCGTGTAGCGTATGCGGCGCCGAAACCGACGGTGGAGAACCTGCGGCGATTTGCGGAGACGCCGGTGGCGCGGAGGGCGTTGAACTACATCAAGAACCGCATCGCTTCGATGGAGTGGCGCGTGGAGCCGCGTGTGATCGCAGTCGGCGATGAAGGTGTGGAGCAGCGCCAGCGCGTGGCGGCGGTGGTGCGATCGCTGCAGGCGCCGAATGCGAGCGATAGTTTTCAGACGCTGCTGGAGCAGGTGATCGAAGACATTCTTGTCGGTGGCTTTGGCTCGGTGGAGATGGAGTTGAGCGGCGATGCGCGCAGGCCGGTGAATCTGTATCCGGTGGATGGGGCGACGGTACAGGTGAATGCGGAGTGGAATGGCGATGCGACGACGCCGCATTATGCGCAGATGCGCCATGGGGTGGCGAGTGCGGCGGTGCCATTGCTCGATGACGAGCTGATGTATGTGCGGCTGAATCCGCGAACGCATACGGTGCTGGGACTGGGCAAGCTGGAGGTGGCGTTTGAGGCGATCACGCAGTTCTTTCAGGCGCATCGGTATGCGGGCAAGCTGGCGGCGAATGGCGTGGCGCAGTATGCGTTGTGGATGAAGGACCGCACGCCGGAGCAGCAGGAGCGGTTGATTCGCTGGTGGCAGGACGAGGTGGAGGGCACGGGGCGCGTGCCGGTGCTGAGCTGCGACGAGAAGCCGGAGGTGCTTCGCTTTGCGGGTGGCACGGATGCGGACCTGCATTTGCAATGGCAGCAGTTTTTGCTGGCGATGATTGCGAATGCGTTCGATCTGCCGCCGATGATGCTGGGGGTGTTGAACGATGTGAATCGCTCGACGGCTGCGGAGATGGCGGATGAGGCGTTTCAGAATGCGGTGGTGCCGCTGGCGCGGTTGATCGCGGAGCATGTGACGCGCGATGTGATCGGCAAGCGGTTGGGCTGGGATGATCTGCGGTTTGTATGGAGCGAGCTGGAGAGTCGCGATGAGATGCAGGAGATCGATGCGCAGTTGAAGATGCTGGCTGCGAAGGTACTCACGGTTGCGGATGTACGCGCGATGCGTGGACTGCCTGCTCTTCCTGAACCTCATCCGCCTACGCCTGAGGAGATTGCGGCGCAGAAGCAGCAGGCCGAACGCGCGGAGCATTTGTCGCTGTTCAAAAGCGGGGTGCTGACGCGTGATGAAGTGCGTGAGCGGCTTGGGTTGCCGAAGTTAGTCACGGCAGACGCGGCGTAG
- the mltG gene encoding endolytic transglycosylase MltG, with product MGCAVDGSRCTIWAIYDQDVRWLGWIVVFVLVAVAGAGWLAVTPYGPSSETFVEIAPGTNTEGIGDALRKAGVIRSGVLFAALKKYRGGTLKAGEYRFDHPAPMTEVYARLRKGDVYTKTVVIPEGYDIFQVAKAVGDAGLLSEKEFLAAELQHPELVKRWNPMAASVEGYLFPDTYKFSRKATAVDMIAAMVKRFGQMAAKLGVEPRDAPRVVTMASLVEREVHIPSERAAVAGVFENRLALGMPLQTDPAVAYASELRGTWTGVIHQSELHSDSTYNTYTHAGLPPGPICNPGVAALQAAMHPLKSDYLYFVADARGNTTFARTLAEHTQNVAAYRAAGGK from the coding sequence ATGGGATGTGCCGTAGATGGTTCACGATGCACCATCTGGGCGATTTACGATCAGGATGTGCGTTGGCTTGGGTGGATTGTCGTTTTCGTTCTGGTAGCGGTGGCCGGTGCTGGCTGGCTGGCTGTAACCCCGTATGGCCCCTCCAGCGAGACCTTTGTGGAGATTGCACCGGGCACCAACACTGAAGGTATCGGCGACGCGCTACGGAAAGCTGGCGTGATCCGCAGCGGCGTGCTGTTTGCCGCGTTGAAGAAGTACAGGGGCGGCACGCTGAAGGCGGGCGAGTACCGCTTCGACCACCCGGCGCCGATGACGGAGGTCTATGCGCGGCTGCGCAAGGGCGACGTCTATACGAAGACCGTGGTGATTCCCGAGGGCTATGACATCTTCCAGGTGGCGAAGGCCGTGGGCGATGCCGGGCTGCTTTCGGAAAAGGAGTTCCTGGCCGCGGAACTACAGCATCCCGAACTGGTGAAGCGCTGGAATCCGATGGCCGCCTCTGTCGAAGGCTATTTGTTTCCTGACACTTACAAGTTCAGCCGGAAAGCGACCGCCGTGGATATGATTGCAGCGATGGTGAAGCGGTTTGGGCAGATGGCCGCGAAGTTGGGCGTGGAGCCGCGGGACGCTCCGCGTGTGGTGACGATGGCTTCGCTGGTCGAGCGCGAGGTGCATATTCCAAGCGAGCGGGCGGCTGTGGCTGGGGTGTTTGAGAACCGACTGGCGTTGGGGATGCCGCTGCAGACCGACCCGGCGGTGGCGTATGCCAGCGAGTTGCGCGGGACGTGGACGGGCGTGATTCATCAGAGCGAGCTGCACTCGGACTCGACGTATAACACCTACACCCATGCGGGGCTGCCACCGGGACCGATCTGCAACCCCGGTGTGGCGGCGCTGCAGGCGGCGATGCATCCGCTCAAGAGCGACTATTTGTACTTTGTCGCCGACGCGCGCGGGAACACGACCTTCGCGCGGACGCTGGCGGAGCATACGCAGAACGTGGCGGCGTATCGGGCGGCCGGCGGGAAATAA